The sequence AAACACTTGCAAATCACAGCAACCGTCGCCACCCTTTTCTGTCATCATTAATTGCAACTCGCTACATCTCTATCACTCCTAATAAATAATAGCCCCCCTTATCTCCGCCACGTCACTGTGTCTGCCGAGCACGCCGCTCGTCCTGCACATACTGCCCAAACGCCATCCGTACCTGTCCATCTTAATGAGTACCAACCAATCACATCTAATTGCGCCCCACCTTTTTCACAAACCAGTAAAATTCACGCGTCTCGTTGAGCCATTCCACCAGACCTGACATTTGCGGAAGAAGCGGCGAAGATGTCGTCACTGCATTCCGAGTGTCAGCCTTCCATTCTCGTCCAAAGACGCGCACAACGAGACCAAGAGACAAAAAGGTAGTCCCGTGTGGGGACACACACGATAACGGATCATCCTCAGAAACGGGGGTCACAGGGGGATCTCACCCCCACCCCATGGCAAATAGGTAATCGCTCCCGATTGGTCATCACCCAGTCGTCGACGGCACACGTACTGTACCGGGGCGCATACAGTCCCCTACCTAGACCCATCTCCAATTGGATCACTTCCAACCATGAGAACCCAGCCTCTCACACAAAGCAACCCCCAAACGCAAGCCCGATCTGGATCAAACGACGCAAGAATGACGATGGGCGCCTCGACCGCCTTGCCAATCCCGAGTCCCGACCCCCCTCCATCCCCATACTTGCCGAAACTCAGaacccaaaaaaaaaacgcgcGCATGAGAATGAAATCACCACAGATGTCCAAAAACGCGGTCTCGAACTGCGCCCCTCCGAGCCCCCCTCCCTCGCCGAACCCAATCGCCAATCACTCAATCGCCCATCgaggtcgaggtcgaggcCCCGGTCATATAATTAGAATTACATATTCCCATTCGAGTGGGGGGCGGGGCGCTCGGAGCGGGGAAAGTTCTTATTGGCCGGCGACGGCAACGGGTGAAACTCGTATCCACAGCATTGAACAAGTTCACCCCTACACCACCCCTCCCGCCCAAGTCCCCCTCCAGGATCGACACGGAAAGGGGGATTCAAATGGGGGTTCAGCCCTTGGAGCAGGGAAAGATTCGATTCGGGCGTTTTGTTCCGAGTCCCGTGTGTGTGTTTTGTAAATCCCTTGGGCCACCCAATCGACAGTCGAGCCTGTGCTCTCTACAAACCGCCGCAATCGCTGAAACAACTTCAGCGAAGAATATCCGATGACATGGCCTCTCGGACCGTGGATTTTCCACAGGTTTTGAGAATCTCCAACACGTCCAAATTGGGTTTGGAAGCACTGATGCGGGAGCAACCAATACTCGTGCACACGACAaccaaagaaagaaaaaaagagtCACGCGCAAGATCAACCAGGGACCTCCCCATGGCAGACCACAGAGAGAGAGCAGAGACACACCCAAAATAGGAAAACAAGGATAAAAGGGATCAAAACAAGGGGATCTGAACATACCTTTATACGTTTGTTCGCTCAGATCGACGACAAAACTAAACTCGCGTGCCCAGTCGGATTCGTCAATGTGTGTAAACTTGATGCGGAGCACGTCGCCTGGTTGAGTGTAACCCCACGTGAGATTAAGAAGCTATTCTTGGGAATAAGACGTACGCTGTACACCTTCGACCGTCCATTTGAGTAAATCACTCAGTGCACGGGCTTCTGGCTCGTTCAAGGCAACTTGATGTTCAAGTTTAGCCATGTCTTGCGATTTCTCTGTCGTACGAATTAATATACAAGAACAAGGGAAAATTAATAATGAACAACGTACCAAGTTTCAACTTGTCAGTCCTAGACCGCAGATCTTCCAATTCCGCATCCACAGTCGCTCTAGTCTCTTCCACATCTTTCAACTGAGAGTTGTACTCTGCAAGCTTCGCCTCGGCCTCGGCCTtttcttcttgttccttcttGAGCGCTGTATACCATGTTAAACGAGGCGGCAGGAAAAAAAAGGAGCACGAAAGGGGGGACACACTCTTCATCAAATTCATCTCGTCCACCCTAAACTGCTCAATCTCCGCATTCATCTTGACCACTTTTTCGTGCTCTCTTCTCAACACCGACTTGTGTTTGTCTTGTCGCCGGGCGATTTCGGCTTGGCCGCTCGCCACCTACAAACCACCGTTCCTTTTCAATAGGTAGAAACATATAGGTTAGGTCTGGGGAGAGAGGGGTGAAATACTTACATATGCATTCACCGCACTCTTGAACGCCGTCATTTTCTCCAGAGTTGACTCGAAGTACAGTGGGATTGTTGGGTTCGGTTGAGCCAAGAGTCTACGAAGGTCCGTCACCAATGCAGGCCGTGTGTTTCCCTTTGTCGTCGCCATCTCTTTCTCAAGTACACCCTCAAAGTCCTAGAAGAATAATCGAATATTACTCGCAACAAGAGGAGAATACGACCAGATACCACACACACAACTTCAATCACGATCACGTGTTGGTGTCTTTACGATCAAGTGGCAGTGCACATTGTCGATCACACCCGGCAGCGACCATGCATATGGTTCCTAGGTCTCCCATCCTGACGTATACCTTTCGTCGTCCACTTCCGtacctccccactctcctcgCACAGAACAAAATCCATGCGTTTCAGCTCGAAAATAGGCGCGCGGATCCGGATGGGACGCCCGATGTGATGCTTTTGCTCGAGCACAGACCGGTGTATACCGCTGGACGAAGGCAAAAGTTGGAGGACCTCGAGGTGGAGCGGGATCGATTGCAGAATATCGGTGCCGATTGGGTCCAGACCGATCGAGGTGGACAGACGACGTACCATGGTCCTGGTCAGTTGACGGTATATCCTTTATTAGATATCGGGCGCAACCAGGTCAGCTTCTTTATTTGATTGGTACAAGATGAATGATCAAGCGTGTACATTAGATATCGATTCGGGATTATATATGTAACCTCGAACTCTCCCTTCGCGAACACCTTAAAACACACCATCAGCTCACACATTATCCAAGCGAACACACTGGCGTGTTCCTCTCCCCCGACGAAAAGATTGCTTCTATTGGCGTACACGTTCGACATCGACTTACAACGCATGGTATAGCCATGAACATCACCAGAGAGCCCACAGCCTGGTTTGATCAAGTTGTGGCATGTGGTTTGGATGGCGTCAGGGCTGCCAGCATAGAGGGAGCCACCCGGAAGCAGGTCTCGGTTCCACAAGAGGCACAGAAGTTTGCAGAAATATTAGCAAAGAAAATGCGGAGAGACCTCGCGCCTTTGGACGAGTCACACCCTGCAGTCTGGGAAATCGTACAAGACTTGGAGCAAAAAGCTCTTGCTTCGGGACCTTGGCATCGCAAGCCGGCCACATCTAGATAGCGTCGTCGTGCACTTGATACATATAAAGACGAGCCGTTCATTACCATCTAATTAAAGTATACAAAAATCAATCAAAAGAAATTAACATGGCCTCCTTTTGCTCTGTCTTCTCCACACCATACTGAGACTCCGGGAATCCTTGAGGTGCACTCGGAAGCATTGGTGGCACACTAGGTAAATTGGGAAGAGGCGCAGGAGTGGTACCCTGATACGATTGTGGCTGAGAGGGTACCTGGTATGGATTCGGTGCTTGGTACGTATTGGCCCTGGAGGGTACCTGGTGAGAACTGTCCTGCACAGGTGCTTGATAGGTATTCGCTCGGGAAAGATGTGCCGGGGAAGTGACGTTCTGATATGGTTGCGACGCGGGGTTGACAGCTTGATATGGCTGTGGTGGGTAAGAAGAGCTCGTGGTCGTCTGTTGTTGTGGACTCTGTGGGGGTGGAGGTGCATACATCGAAACCGGGTGCGTTGGGTTCATAATGCTAACTGGCGCATGCTGCCCAGTCATTGAACCATGTCTCTGCAGCTCGGGCGACCTCGAAACAGGCGGGGAAGATGTGGGGGCGGAGGCGTATTGATTAGGAGCTTGGTACGTAACGGGAGGAGCAGATGGATAGTTTGTTTGAACAGCAGGTGGTACAGCCGGGTAAGATTCGGGCGCAGGTTGATATTGCTGTGGGGCAGAAGGGACAGAGTATGATTGCTGTTGTAGCGAAGCAggttgttcttggggttgagAGGCAtactgctgctgttgctgtggAGCATATTGTCCATATTGTTGCTGCTGCCCATATCCATACTGCTGAGGTGGCTGGCCATATTGCTGGGGCTGCCCGTATTGTTGTGCATGAGAGTTCTGATACCTCCATGTTGACCGCTCAACCTGCTCCGTTAATAACCGATCATAAAGCTTAACGGCTTCGGACAACTTGTCATGCATTTCGGTGAGCATATCTATCAGAGACGTTAACGGCATATCTTCATAAAGGTAACTAATACTCACACTCTTTTCTACTCGCATCTTCCAGACTCCTAACGAGCTTGGGCCGCAAAACACTCGCGCGCTCGTACATATCAGCCGCCTGGGGTCCAACCGGAACACCAGAGCTGGCTTGTTCGATCGTCTGGTTGAACGATAGAATTGCATCCTCTTCCCTCGGGTCAAGATCGTACTGAGGTATCTTTGGTAATACAGGTTGCGCCGCCCATTGCGGTCTCCCCGCTGATGGTTCTTCAGGTGCTGGAGCTGAGGCACGAGGTGCCTGAGATTCACGTAAACTGGCCTCGATGGCTGCCCGTAAGTCAGCATCCTCTTCGCCGTGCTCTGCCAATGGAGGTTCCGACCGTACGGCAGGCGCATAACTGGACTTGTCCCGATATCCACTAGCGTTCGCCTGCGCCTCAGCCAGCGAAAGTGCGATAGCACGCTGCAGATCGTCATCTGCTGTATCACCACCCAGATGAGACTGCCGTGGTTCCTTGCGCGAGTTGGAGCGCGAGTGGGTTGATTTAGATCTAGACAGCTCCGGCGACTTTGCACGGGCTTTATCCATCTTCAATGTCGTCCAGCAAGAATCGCATACTCGTACTTCCTGTGCGATTCCAAAGTGTGGAAGCGGCGCAGTTCGAGACGAGCATTGTTGATCAAAGACCTGTCCGCAGTTTCGGCAATGATGCTTGCGATTGGTGAACGTAAACGGCGTTCGACACCGCAGACACACGTCCGAGTCAATCCATTCAGGCGCAGTACGAGTGGCGAGAAGCGCCTTGGCTTTGGCGGTGGTGTCCGGCGGTGGAAAGTTGAAGCCTGATCACAGCTGTCAGCGTGGATTGGACCAAAATACCCCAAAACCATACCTTGGTTCTTCAGCGACCTGTACACCTCCGGCACATACCCGAGAGAGGGTTTCGCCTCGAACGCAAGCGCCCAGTTCTGAATAAGCCGTAGCATTTTACTTTTGACCTCGTAATTAAGTGCCTTGAGGGATGATGTCAGCACGCAAGCCACTAGCCGACAAGCAGCCAACTCACAGGTTGCTTGAGAATAGACACCATATTGTCCATAAATTCCCGCGACGCAATTTGTTCTAGGAAATGGTCACCTCCATTCTTGATGCACACGTCCGTCAACTGCGAACACGCGGTGATCAATTACCCCAATTAACAATCATTGCTGGCACACTCACACCTAATGCGAGTATTTGGACGTTGGGATTCTTGTGGTCCAGTCTACGCTTGATTGCCCGCATGGCATCCCGTGGTTGGACAGATTTGGAACGAATTTGGTCGCATATCTCAAGACTAAGAGCAATGTCGTCAGTGCCAGATGGTAGTAGTTCGGACGTGGCTTTATCTGTAAAAATGTTATATATAATTCTCATTATTTCTAATATGCACTCACCGACGGCCTCGTCGAACACCGAAGGTCCCCAAAAGTAAGAGGCCATTATGAGAGTGGAGGTGTAATGGGGTTCGGTCCAAACGCGGTGgcgataagcgccgagcgaTTGGTCTGTGATTTCTCATGATCACGTGAGATGGGTTCTTTGTGGTCGAAAGGGGATTCAACTGGGCCAATCATCTCAGTCTTACTTTTAGGTGGAGTCTGCACTCCGTACCGAGCACAAAAATACACTTGTATTTATATTTGCTTCAGTTTACCAAAGCGCTCATCTTTAGTTCAATATATCAAGATCATTCCATCTTTTTCAAGTCTCTCAGTCCAAACCACTGTACCCGATGTATGCGCCTTACCATCAAACTCTCACAATTAAATACTACCATAGAAAGTCGAAACGTAGCTCGCACTCACTGACTATGCTTGAAACCTAACCAGTTCCAGGCAATGCAGATTTTAGTCACTGCCATTGTGCTGAtaacttgaaaatccactgAGGTTGAGCCCAAATGACCAAAGGTAACAAAATAATAATCACAAATCGCAGAACCATCAGACCCAATTCAATGACGTATCTCACAATCACAAACTCATTTTTGATCCTAATATCTTATGAACctatccaccaccaccaccaccaccattgTATCTAGAGCGTCGCCAATCCCTGGCTTTCTTTTCATATATTGCCCAAGTAACTGATAGCACTATTGGTCTCGGTTTCGCTATTTACGCGGAGCAAATGTGGCTCACCAACTAGTGCGTCAGTCAACTCCATGCTAGCCCCTGCTGCAATATCAAGCGTCGATTTTTTCTTTTCGTTGAAATAGTACATTGGGTTCTTGTAGTAGGTTGCAACATTAATGTCGTTCTCAACGTTGGTAGCCTAGATTGGAATGACAAGGGGGCTCTCAGTATCGGTACGAGCGCGCTCACATAGATCTGATCCAGCCCTTGCCACTTGAACTGGTAGCCATCAGGCATAGTAAAAATTCGAGCACTTGAGACAGAGATTAACACTCTTCAACAGTTATCTAAATATACGCCATTACTTACTTGGATAATTTCTTAGGCCGCGGAAACACCTCTCCGATTGTAGTGGTTTTACCATACATAGTGACTGTGCTCCGTTCGAACCATTTCCAGTGTATAATTGCTATCACCTCATCCCCACGGCTAATTGTGACATCTGAGTTCCCCAGAGTCACGGGCGAAGATAACTTGCTACTTGTGAGTTCTAGTGATTAGACAATACAATTCGTCGAGTTAGCTTACTTTATAAACTATATTACCATCCGGATCTGTGAGGTCACACCTCTTAGGCGAGGTTTCTGATAGGGTATATCTGCCATAAGATGTATTCAATTCCATTTTTGAGTTGATAGCACAACAGATACTCACGTAGTCATAATGCGAGGTAGATGGTTAGTAGGCCGTGGGTATGGCCTCTCTCTCATTCGAGGCGGCAGTTATATACCCCTACTGCATAGCCCTATTTCCCCCCGCTCACGAGGTGTCTGATACGCATGTCAGGCCATCCTATCTATAACTAAAGTAGTTGGCGCTTTCATATATTAACCTTGATGATCTCACGCAGAAACGGCAATGCGCTACGCTCTGAGTTTGCCAAGACCAGGCTTATCAGATGCCCCTGTTTATTTTATCCAGCATGCAACGGCCTCAATCTCTCTGTGATTCCCAGGTGTTTACGATTGGCCGAGCTTTACAGATGTCGCTCGATGACTCGATGGAAAAGCACGTCCAGCCACAAATCATGACGTAGTCAGGCACCCCAATCTGCGAAGCTCCGGTGATTTTTTAAccccacagtctttagatcTTAGATGTTCAGAGTTATTCGACCAGGCGGGTGCAAGTCTGTTATGTTTTTGCGGCTTTTTGGAAGATTTTGGAGCACTATTAGCTGGTACGGAGTAAATATCCAATCAAAATCCTTCAAAGACTCACTGGTACACTATATCTTTATTCAACGAAAAGGAACCGGGTTGGTGCCATACCATGATCGGCTGAAGCTCGAGGACACCGCCTGGATAAATGTATTCTAGAAATGATTTTAGAGTTAGTAACCTATCACGCGAGATCTCTTATCGAGCGTCTTCTGAGCGCCATAATTTAGCGCCCTTAGGACTCTCTTAGATGCAAGTCTATTTAGACTTTATACACAAGACCAAGTCAATTATATATCTATGTATTGCGCAGTACGCCTCCAGAGCCAACTATTTTGTTAGGATCGATGTATGCGCTGATTAGCATACTAATTGAGGCCTTCTGGGGCTGTTGTTGCCTGACGAAAAACGATGAAGTCACCTCAAAGCTATGATAAATGGCGACATTGTCTCATGTTTATTAAAGGTGACCTTGGGACGTCGTTTAGGGTTAAGTAACAGAGTATGTCGCTTAAGTTTGACTTATAAAGCTGAGCCAGTAGTGTATGGCTTTAGGACAATTCATGAGAATAGGATGCTTTAATCCGTCACTTTAtagtgcatatactcacgcATATAGGCAGAGACAGCGAACCTAACTCGTCGGGTTGGAGTATGAACTTATTCTTCTACGCCTGCTTCTTCATAGATAGACCTTGTTATCCAACCATCACGAGTTCCGATGACGCACTAATTAAGTAGTTGATCAACGGATCAACCGCACTTCAATTTCCAACACGCCTTGGCAGCCTTGCTCATAACTGTTCGCACGCCATTTACCAAGCCCGAGATGACAGAATACTATTGTACGAATCCTATGTATAGACCAATCATATAAAACGGAAAACGGAGGAGAGAGCGAGATGAGATAGAAAAAGACGTATAGTTCATTCGCACATTTAGGCTAATTAACCGCCACGCATAACGTTCATTGCTGCTTGCACTCTTCGTTGCCTTGCTTTCCTCTCCTTGAAGGCGAGGCCCCGGGGCCAGCATCGAACGAGTCCTATATTACTAATGTTTGAACAATATATTTTTTTCTGCGCTTGTTGGGACCGAAATGGTGGGAACGTACCTCATAGTCATCTTCATCCATGTCCTCGTagtcatcatcatcttcgATACCGGCAATATCGTACTCGAGGGCTTTGCCCGTAAAGTAATCGATTGCACGAGGGATAATCTACGGCAGTGGGAGTCGGTTGGTTAGGAAGCGAGGAGCATGGAGAAACGGGGCGTACGCGTTCTTTCAAGTCTTCCCCAATTTGGTAATCCAATTCAAGCTTCTCATCGAGCTCCTCCAGTAACTCTTCGTCCACTTCGCCATTCTCAATTTGTTCTGGCGTGGGTTGAGCTGGAGGGCTGAAAAAGTTGAAGAACGAAGGGACAGAGTGTGAACGGCGAATGAGACGGGTGCGGTTCGTCGCTATTCAAACCAGTCAAGTCAGATATCCGAAGGTGAGTGTCAGGAAAGGGGCGTACTCTTGTTTCGTTGTTTCTTGATTTCGATCGCTTTTGTGAGGTCTTTGtcctctttccatttgatctcCGATCCTACTGCACGGTCATAAATGTAATCACCCGTGTCACCCAATTCGTCCTACATCTGCAATTAGCACCATGTCACTAGAACAACGCGATAAACGCACCTGGTAATGGTAGCTCTTCTCCAAGGTCTCGTTTTCAAAGTACGGGTTTGGGGCAAAGTCGAAGATGAGTTTGAATCCAGGTGTGGCTTCCGAGAGGTACACAAGCCGGATATCCGTGAGATACTCGAGGGCAGCCTCATCCTTCTCAGTGATGAGGTCCGAAAGGCCGTCATGGTTTCGAAGGACAGTAAGCCAGAAGTGAGGGATACCTGAGCCATTGGATTAGTTCGAGTCTCCACCCACACAGAAAGACATACCCTTGATAGCCTTGTCTTCTTCACTCAAGTTCTTCTCGGCTTCCTCCCGTTCCAACTTAGCAGTAGCGGCAGCCTCGGGATCATCCTTTTCGCTCACAGCCTCGCCAGCTGCGATCTCTTCAGGGGTAGGCTCCGAAGCACCGAGCAAGATCGCTTTCCTGCGCTCGAAAATAGGGGTAAATTTGAGAAGGTACTAGTCCCAAAATCGGGTCAGCCTGCGTTAGTCTGGACACGAGATCGGAACTAACCTTCTTCTCCAGTTCGAGCATCTCGCGTTTGAGCTCGTGCTCGATCTTGCAGTACTCTGCATGCACACCCTTTAATCCCTCTACACGCCGTGAAACCGGGGCTGGAAGGACCTCAACTACACCACTAGGGCGGAGGTTCAAGTTTTGTAGCTTATCTTTGTACGCGGTAATTCAACCACTATTCGGAGATGATTATGTTGTAGATACCTACTGATGAGATCATGCCCTTGTTGTTGCTCGGCTTCGTCCTCCGAGATATCGGGAACAGTGGGACGCGAGAGGCCTGTTGCGAGTCAACACGAAAGCAAGAGAAAAATGGAATAAAGCTCACCAAGAGAGATGGGGGCAGCATTAAGAGGTGTGTTAACCGGCGTTGGGGCAGTATAAGAGGCCGCTCCACCACTGATAGGTACCGACGATTGCTTGTCCTCAGCCATACCGTACACTACAACTCAGTTGAGAAAAATCAATTGATCGATGCAAAGCCACGAGACACTTACAAAAACACTCGTCAAGGAAAAATTAACTTGGAGATGTTTGGACGCGGATGGATCTAATATCACCCTGGCACCTGGTCACGTGACCGAGTCTCACCCCTTCCACGAGTTGAAATTAGGTCTTTTGTATGAAACGAATTGCGGGTCGAGGCTAGCAAGGTTCTTTTTGGGGAACTAATTTTGAGGGACATGTCGATGTTCTATCTTGATGGGATAACGTGGACAAGGGGAATAAGTGGCTTGTTATGGAACAGGCATCTTGATTaatatcacgtgacatttGAAGAGCAAACGGAGCCCGCCTTGTGTATCACCCTGGCGATCACCTTTGCCCGACTCACACGGCTTGATTAGAGACTGTTCGAGACCATATCATACCCCAGTCCGTAAGTATGGAGCAAATATAGAAAATTCAGCGTTAATTCGGTTTACTTTCTTTATCCAGCAAAGGCGTTCATTCCTGATCCAGTCATCATCGAGTTGGCGTCGCAGAGATACATGGAATCATGACTAAACGACGGACTCGTGAAGACGACGACTTTGCGCTAATCCCGCCGCCGTCAGCCCCGATAGCAACGATCAAGTCAACATCACATCGCTCAATTGACGCCGACTACCCTTCTACTCAATCACTAGCGCCGGCTTCGTCTCCCCACCAACCATGCGTTACGGCCTCCACCTCTCGCCATCCATCTTTCGGAAGGTTCAGTTCTGCAGGCCCCAGAGGCCGAAATGCACTTGTAAGCTCGTTATCCACCTGAAGCTTAATTCAAATCCAAAACAAACGTATGATCCAATTGTCAATCTGTGCGTCATGATATGTAGGACAGTATAGGGTATGCTCCTGAAAATATCCCCACGCCACGGACGACTCGACCGTCTTCTGCTGTTGGAATTACCAAAAAGCGCCAAAGAGGCTTGAAGTTGTTACCGACAGCCAGCACATCGCCCATTCGTCCCAAGCTACCTTTACTTACTCCGGAGCCTCCCAAACATGCTTCCACATCTTCGAAGTGTGATGAAGAACCTGACGACCACGAATATATAGTCGATAGCTCGGATGACGAAGGGCCTGTTCCATTTAATTTACAGCCGAAAAGTCTACCAAGGTTTGTTTTTCCGTTTTTCCTGCTTTCAATGGACGTGTTTTAATATATTTAATTAGGTCATCGAAGATTGCACGTATCAGTCAAAACATCCCATCAACACATCCCAGTGACGACCGCACAGTTGCCCGGCCCAGTGCTATTTCATCTCCCTCGCGCCTCGATTCTGGTGCCGTTGCCTCGTCCTCTCGTCTTCCTATAGGTGCGACCCCAGCACGTCGCAAATACATTGCTCCACGCCTTGGGATCACCCCCGCGCGTCCGGTTGCCACCTCGTCTCGACCTACTACCACCCCAGCACGTCTGACCAGGGTGGAGACTCCCATCGATCCTACGCCTATACCACTCAATCTCGTACCCGCAGCTCAAACCCCGCGCCAAGTGAACTCCCCGTTCCTCCCACCTGCAAATACACCTGGCTCTCGATCCCATTCGTCAGGATCTTCCATTTCTTATCGCCCGCTCGCAGTTCATCTGGAATCGGGTCGATTATTCCAGGTCAATCTTGCCTCCTCGTCCATTAGGCCCAAACCTCTGTCTTCACTTGTTGAACTCGCTGCAGGAACCAAACGCGGCCCAGGTTCTAAATCAAGGTCTCCGTCTACGGGTCCCAAACGGCCCCGAATATCGGCTCCGAGTCCCCCTATAGCCGAGGATATTATTGTCGTTTCGAGTTCAGATGATGACATAATGTATGAAAAGGGGCCGAGTGCGGATGGACCAGAAGGCAGAGACGAACGAGCAGACGGGGAACAGGAAAGGGAGGAAATGGAAGGGGTGCGAGAGAGGAGGCCACCGTCGCCGAGCCCGTCGCTGGGCGATTACAGGCCCACTCCATCGGATTCGAGGTCACGATCGCACTCTGCCTCGTCCGATGTAATATTGATTGGATCTCGGCCCCATAGTGCATCTGAGCGACGTTCGAATCGAAAGGCCTCACTGGACTCGAACCAAGAGGCGCAGAGTCATGGTCCTGGCAAAGTCGTAACCAAGCCGACTGCAACTTCCCCTTCTGGAGAGGCGCCTGGAATACCCCCTCCTACCAAGGGCGCACCTCCGTCCACACCTCGCAGTCACCGTTCGTCGTCCAGCGAACAGCCCCGAATTTCTCGGAAACGTGCGGTGCGGCGAGTGGAGAGCATCGAGGACTCGGAGCCTACTACTAATGAGACTGGAACTGGTCGTAGAACTAAAAGGGGCGCTCAGGTACCCGAGCCGTCACCTTCGCCTGAGGAAGGAGACGCTTTGTCTTCGTTGAGAAAGCGGGCGGAGGCTTCCTCTTCTCGGCTTTCGGGCCCTCTACCTGAGCGAATGGAACGAGCCACTCTTTCGCCCAAGAAATCTTCTCCGCCTGTGAATTTAGGTTCGCCTCCCCCTTCCCCTCACTGGACCGGAAACCCTCTATTTCGACCAGCCACGACGTCCGTGTCTAGTCTAACCGTATCATCAAAGGATCGTCTACTTCGCAAAACACTCCCAGAAACGGCTACGAGCCGGTCCCGACTTGGTGAGACGGAACTACCCCC comes from Rhizoctonia solani chromosome 4, complete sequence and encodes:
- a CDS encoding chromosome segregation protein spc25; its protein translation is MATTKGNTRPALVTDLRRLLAQPNPTIPLYFESTLEKMTAFKSAVNAYVASGQAEIARRQDKHKSVLRREHEKVVKMNAEIEQFRVDEMNLMKTLKKEQEEKAEAEAKLAEYNSQLKDVEETRATVDAELEDLRSRTDKLKLEKSQDMAKLEHQVALNEPEARALSDLLKWTVEGVQRDVLRIKFTHIDESDWAREFSFVVDLSEQTYKVTTSSPLLPQMSGLVEWLNETREFYWFVKKVRMAFGQYVQDERRARQTQ
- a CDS encoding lipoyl(octanoyl) transferase, coding for MHMVPRSPILTYTFRRPLPYLPTLLAQNKIHAFQLENRRADPDGTPDVMLLLEHRPVYTAGRRQKLEDLEVERDRLQNIGADWVQTDRGGQTTYHGPGQLTVYPLLDIGRNQISIRDYICNLELSLREHLKTHHQLTHYPSEHTGVFLSPDEKIASIGVHVRHRLTTHGIAMNITREPTAWFDQVVACGLDGVRAASIEGATRKQVSVPQEAQKFAEILAKKMRRDLAPLDESHPAVWEIVQDLEQKALASGPWHRKPATSR
- a CDS encoding vacuolar protein sorting-associated protein, Vps52/Sac2 family protein, with amino-acid sequence MASYFWGPSVFDEAVDKATSELLPSGTDDIALSLEICDQIRSKSVQPRDAMRAIKRRLDHKNPNVQILALGLTDVCIKNGGDHFLEQIASREFMDNMVSILKQPALNYEVKSKMLRLIQNWALAFEAKPSLGYVPEVYRSLKNQGFNFPPPDTTAKAKALLATRTAPEWIDSDVCLRCRTPFTFTNRKHHCRNCGQVFDQQCSSRTAPLPHFGIAQEVRVCDSCWTTLKMDKARAKSPELSRSKSTHSRSNSRKEPRQSHLGGDTADDDLQRAIALSLAEAQANASGYRDKSSYAPAVRSEPPLAEHGEEDADLRAAIEASLRESQAPRASAPAPEEPSAGRPQWAAQPVLPKIPQYDLDPREEDAILSFNQTIEQASSGVPVGPQAADMYERASVLRPKLVRSLEDASRKEYMLTEMHDKLSEAVKLYDRLLTEQVERSTWRYQNSHAQQYGQPQQYGQPPQQYGYGQQQQYGQYAPQQQQQYASQPQEQPASLQQQSYSVPSAPQQYQPAPESYPAVPPAVQTNYPSAPPVTYQAPNQYASAPTSSPPVSRSPELQRHGSMTGQHAPVSIMNPTHPVSMYAPPPPQSPQQQTTTSSSYPPQPYQAVNPASQPYQNVTSPAHLSRANTYQAPVQDSSHQVPSRANTYQAPNPYQVPSQPQSYQGTTPAPLPNLPSVPPMLPSAPQGFPESQYGVEKTEQKEAMLISFD
- a CDS encoding Nucleosome assembly protein (NAP); protein product: MAEDKQSSVPISGGAASYTAPTPVNTPLNAAPISLGLSRPTVPDISEDEAEQQQGHDLINKLQNLNLRPSGVVEVLPAPVSRRVEGLKGVHAEYCKIEHELKREMLELEKKYLLKFTPIFERRKAILLGASEPTPEEIAAGEAVSEKDDPEAAATAKLEREEAEKNLSEEDKAIKGIPHFWLTVLRNHDGLSDLITEKDEAALEYLTDIRLVYLSEATPGFKLIFDFAPNPYFENETLEKSYHYQDELGDTGDYIYDRAVGSEIKWKEDKDLTKAIEIKKQRNKTTNRTRLIRRSHSVPSFFNFFSPPAQPTPEQIENGEVDEELLEELDEKLELDYQIGEDLKERIIPRAIDYFTGKALEYDIAGIEDDDDYEDMDEDDYEDSFDAGPGASPSRRGKQGNEECKQQ